One Ricinus communis isolate WT05 ecotype wild-type chromosome 7, ASM1957865v1, whole genome shotgun sequence genomic region harbors:
- the LOC8258865 gene encoding putative clathrin assembly protein At4g40080 yields the protein MKLTINLRDLIGIIKDKASQSKAAVIRKPKTFSLHLALLRATTHDPFTPPNSKHITTVLSYGHSSRATAASAIEALMDRLQSTHDSSVAVKCLIIVHHIIKHGSFILQDQLSVYPSTGGRNYLKLSSFRDNTTPLTWELSSWVRWYARYLEHLLSTSRVLGFFLCSTSGTAEKDKEEEKVSALTNSDLLKEIDSLSNLIEEISKRPDSLHLKDNGLVDQIISLVDEDYLSSINETAARVDEFDQRLSCLSFGDSVELGCVLKRLEACKDKVLAISTRKKALVESLWCLISEMKEKVGNGKQAYREEGRLLLTMGRNESARFTDRVLSYGNSVKFSSARFGLNNGFALSIVESV from the exons ATGAAACTCACAATAAATCTTAGAGACCTAATAGGCATAATCAAAGACAAAGCCTCTCAAAGCAAAGCTGCTGTAATCCGTAAACCGAAAACCTTTTCTCTCCACTTAGCCCTCCTCAGAGCCACAACCCATGATCCCTTTACACCTCCAAATTCAAAGCACATCACCACTGTGCTCTCTTATGGTCATAGCTCACGCGCCACCGCCGCGTCCGCCATTGAAGCCCTTATGGACCGCCTTCAGTCTACCCATGATTCCTCAGTGGCTGTCAAGTGCCTTATTATCGTCCATCACATTATAAAGCATGGTAGTTTTATCCTTCAAGACCAGCTTTCTGTGTATCCTTCTACAGGTGGTAGAAACTACCTCAAACTTTCAAGCTTTAGAGATAACACCACTCCCTTAACATGGGAATTATCTTCTTGGGTTAGAtg GTATGCTCGATACCTTGAACATCTCTTATCAACATCCAGAGTTCTCGGTTTTTTTCTCTGTTCAACCTCAGGCACAGCAGagaaagataaagaagaagagaaagtaTCAGCACTTACAAACTCTGATCTACTCAAAGAGATCGATTCTTTATCCAACTTAATAGAAGAAATAAGCAAAAGACCCGATTCTTTGCATTTAAAAGATAATGGATTAGTGGACCAGATCATAAGTTTGGTGGACGAAGATTACTTGTCATCAATAAATGAAACAGCTGCTAGAGTCGACGAGTTTGACCAAAGACTGAGTTGCTTGAGTTTTGGTGACTCGGTTGAGTTAGGATGTGTATTGAAAAGATTAGAAGCTTGCAAAGACAAGGTTCTAGCAATATCTACAAGGAAGAAAGCACTGGTTGAGAGTTTATGGTGtttgataagtgaaatgaaagaaaaggttgGGAATGGCAAACAAGCATACAGAGAGGAAGGAAGACTGCTGCTTACTATGGGAAGAAATGAGTCAGCTCGGTTTACAGACCGAGTTCTAAGCTATGGAAACTCAGTTAAGTTTTCTTCTGCTAGATTTGGATTGAATAATGGGTTTGCATTGTCAATTGTAGAATCAGTTTGA
- the LOC8276069 gene encoding histone H3.2, translating into MARTKQTARKSTGGKAPRKQLATKAARKSAPATGGVKKPHRFRPGTVALREIRKYQKSTELLIRKLPFQRLVREIAQDFKTDLRFQSSAVAALQEAAEAYLVGLFEDTNLCAIHAKRVTIMPKDIQLARRIRGERA; encoded by the coding sequence ATGGCTCGTACAAAGCAAACAGCAAGAAAATCAACAGGAGGAAAGGCTCCGAGGAAGCAACTGGCTACAAAGGCAGCAAGGAAGTCTGCGCCGGCAACTGGAGGAGTGAAGAAGCCACACAGATTCAGACCAGGAACTGTTGCATtgagagaaattagaaagtaTCAAAAGAGCACAGAGCTTTTAATTAGGAAGCTTCCATTTCAGAGACTGGTTAGAGAAATTGCTCAAGATTTCAAGACTGATTTGAGGTTCCAAAGCAGTGCTGTTGCTGCTTTACAAGAGGCTGCGGAAGCCTATTTGGTTGGGCTGTTTGAGGATACTAATCTCTGTGCTATTCATGCTAAGAGGGTCACTATTATGCCTAAGGATATTCAGTTGGCTCGTAGGATTAGAGGGGAGAGAGCTTAG